Within the Pseudonocardia sp. HH130630-07 genome, the region TACGGGGGAATCTTCCGCCGGAACGTGCGCGCCTCCGGCGTCGTCCCGCAGATCAGCGTGATGCTGGGCCCGTGCGCCGGGGGCGCCACCTACTCCCCCGCGCTGACCGACTACGTGTTCATGGTCCGCGACATCTCGCAGATGTACATCACCGGACCTGACGTGGTCTCCGCCGTCACCGGCGAGTCGATCACCCACGAGGAGCTCGGTGGCGCGCACGTGCACGCCACCGAGACCGGAGCGGCCGCCTTCGCCTACGACGACGAGGAGACCTGCTTCGCCGACGTGCGGCACCTGGTGTCGTTGCTGCCCTCCAACAACCGGGAGCTCCCGCCGGTGGTGGCCACCGACGACCCCCGGGACCGGATGACCGGCGCGCTGCTCGACATCGTCCCCGCCGACACCTCCCGCGCCTACGACATGCACGACGTGATCGCCGAGGTCGTCGACGACGGCGACCTGTTCGAGGTACACGCGACATGGGCCACCAACATCATCTGCGGGCTGGCCCGGCTGGACGGGCACACGGTCGGGATCGTCGCCAACCAGCCGTCGTCGATGGCGGGCGTGCTCGACATCCATGCCTCCGAGAAGGCGGCCCGGTTCGTGTCGACCTGCGACGCGTTCAGCATTCCGCTGGTCACCCTGGTCGACGTCCCGGGCTTCCTGCCCGGCGGCGACCAGGAGCACGGCGGGATCATCCGGCACGGAGCGAAGCTGCTCTACGCCTACTGCGCCGCCACGGTCCCCCGGGTGCAGGTCATCCTGCGCAAGGCCTACGGCGGCGCCTACATCGTGATGGACTCGCGCTCGATCGGCGCCGACATCTCGCTGGCGTGGCCGACGAACGAGATCGCCGTGATGGGGGCTGAGGCGGCGGCGAACGTGGTCTTCCGCCGTGAGATCGCCGCCGCACCGGACCCCGAGGAAGCCCGGTCCCAGCGGATCAAGCAGTACCGCCAGGAGCTGATGCACCCCTACTACGCCGCCGAGGCGGGTCTGGTCGACGACGTCATCGACCCCGCGGAGACCCGGGCGGCGCTGGTCGAGGCCCTCGCCGTGCTGCGCGCCAAGCGGACCGAGCTGCCCCAGCGCAAGCACGGGAACCCGCCGACGTGAGCGCCTCGGCCGACACCCGCGATCCGGGGTCGCGGATCCAGATCAGCGGCGGGTACCCGGACGAGACCGAGATCGCCGCGGTCACCCTCGCCGTGCTCGCGTCGGCCGGCGCGGCGCGGCCACGGCGGGACCCGCCGCGCCGGGTCGTCACCTGGCCCGGCCACGGAGGGTTCGCATCCCCGGCGAGCTGGGCCGGGGCGGCCTGATCCGGCTCAGCCCGCGCCGGGCAGCGCCGCCCGCCCGCTCACCCCGAGCTTGCGGTAGACGCTGGTCAAGCGCTTCTCGACGGCCCGCCGGCTGATACCGAGGTCGTCGGCGATCGCCTGGTTGGTCGCGCCCCCGACGGCCAGGCGGACCACCCGGCGTTCGGCCTCGGTCAGCGGATCAGGGCCCTCCGGCCCGGTGGGCCCGGCCGCCGCCTCCGTGGCGGGCTCGGCCGGTGGGGTCCCGCCCGCGGCCGGGGCCGGGGCCGGGTCGACCGTCGCGGCGGCGTCCGCCCCCAGCTCGGCGGTGCGCTGCCGGCCCCGACGCACCAGCTCGTCCCCGGCCGGATCGCCGGCCCGGGCGAGCCGCCCGCCGAGCGCGATCTCGGACCGGCCCAGCTCGCGCAGGTCGCCCGAACCGGCGAGGACGTCGACGGCAGCACGCAGCTGGGCGGTGCCGTCGGCGCCCTCGGCCAGGGAGCCTCGGATCCGCAGGGCGCGCCCCAGCGCGGCCGGTGCGCCCCACGCCTCGGCCAGGGTGAGCTGTTCGTCGGCGTAGGCGACCGCGGCGTCGTACTCGCCGCGCCGCCCGTACAGCCGCGCCGCCCAGCCCCGCCACGGGAACAGCGCCGGGTTGCGCCATCCCA harbors:
- a CDS encoding acyl-CoA carboxylase subunit beta, which gives rise to MTATSDIDAATQDLRSRVAELHATRREARLGPSRQATEQQHARGKLTVHERLDLLLDPGSFREIEQFRRHRATGFGLEDRRPHTDGVVTGWGRIDGRTVFVYAHDFRIFGGSLGEAHATKIHKVMDLAESAGAPLISLSDGAGARIQEGVTALAGYGGIFRRNVRASGVVPQISVMLGPCAGGATYSPALTDYVFMVRDISQMYITGPDVVSAVTGESITHEELGGAHVHATETGAAAFAYDDEETCFADVRHLVSLLPSNNRELPPVVATDDPRDRMTGALLDIVPADTSRAYDMHDVIAEVVDDGDLFEVHATWATNIICGLARLDGHTVGIVANQPSSMAGVLDIHASEKAARFVSTCDAFSIPLVTLVDVPGFLPGGDQEHGGIIRHGAKLLYAYCAATVPRVQVILRKAYGGAYIVMDSRSIGADISLAWPTNEIAVMGAEAAANVVFRREIAAAPDPEEARSQRIKQYRQELMHPYYAAEAGLVDDVIDPAETRAALVEALAVLRAKRTELPQRKHGNPPT
- a CDS encoding acyl-CoA carboxylase epsilon subunit; the protein is MSASADTRDPGSRIQISGGYPDETEIAAVTLAVLASAGAARPRRDPPRRVVTWPGHGGFASPASWAGAA